In Zingiber officinale cultivar Zhangliang chromosome 1A, Zo_v1.1, whole genome shotgun sequence, the DNA window GTCAAGTGTAAGTGTGTAACCCTAgttttcttacttttctttttgtgtttttttaaatcatccttcatttttagatattttaaatttttaaccctAGTTTTCtatgttatttttaaaaaaaaaatctaattaaaaattattattattattattatattcgaGTCGGGTCGGGAATCCAGCCGGGTAGAGCTTGTGCTCCCGATTTTGATCGGGTCAGGAAAAATCCAAACCACTCGGGTCGGGAAACATTCGGGTTGGGAAAAATTCAGAAAAGGAACACGTTGGGAGTGCAAATATAATTACTTCTAAGATTCGGAAAGTTTCTTccttaaaatcttctatttttactaaacattttgataaGGTTACTCTTTCGTCTATAGAGTTGCTTGTAAAATGTAAGCACTGTAATAATTTCTACAAATTCCAAGTCAACGACGGTTATGGGTCATTGAAACGACACGTAAAATTGATCATGCTTAAGCACAATTATCTAGATTTTATACTGGTGAGAGTAGtgattttagattatttttatattttgataataaattaagaggaaTATTAACtagattcactacaagaaaacatggCATCATAGAcggatttttaagaaaaaataaaatattatttaaatttatataaattagagaCAAATTTACTACGAAATTATCAATCTatttcactttaataaaatttaatatttgaaaataaattaaagatagaatttaaaacaaattgatACAAAATTACATAAAGTTTAAAATTACATAaagtttttataaaataaaaataaatatggatTATAAATAGAATTTGATACtatataattttgatttaaaaatttgtttaaactttaataaaaaattaagacaaaaataaaatctgtttaagatttatataaataaaaaacagGTGCTACAAAATAATTaatctattttattttaataaaatataatatttaaaaataaatttaaaataaatttgatacaatatatatatatatataatagatttTCTATGAAATTCTAATCTTTCactttaattaaatataatacttgaaaaaatatttaagacagaatttaaaataaatttgatataaatttacctataaagttttattaaaaaatgGATTATATACTAAATTTGAAACCATATAATTTTtgccaaaaatatatatttaaaatttaatgaaaatttaatgaaaatttaaaatggaAATAAAATATGTTTTAGATGTATATAAATTAGTGATACATTTACTACATAATATAATGAAATTgtactattttttattaaaaatatcatttaaaataataaaaattttgagATGAAAGAAACCTATCTCTAAATAAATTTAAAGGTGGAATGGAcacaaatttataattttatattaatattaatagaaatatataaatttttaaaaagtactatagtaaatatatatacaagaaaaaTACATATGAATTACAAATATATctgaaatttatattatttttttcaattttaatttaattaatgatttTGATAATTGTTTTAATATTAAGCTGTAAAATAGTTCCACTTATTATAAAACATCATAatatttaaaacataatttatcACCAAATCCCTAAGAACATCTGCAATACTTTTAACATGCGCAAGTATTaatacttattttttatttttttaatcgaaTCTGTAGCATTAACGCGTTCAAATCTTTGAACGCATTAATGCTACAGTGTTGAAAAAAGGTGCCCATTGTGGATGCCCTAATATATTGTGGATGCCCTAATATATTTGATTATTTTCTTCTCCACGCATGCATTTTCCTACTTCGGTATTGCGCCGCCCATTCACCTAGGCCAAAGATCTTTACGTCTGCCTCCTCTCCTCCCACTTCACCATCTCCGCTCTCATCTTTATCTACTCCAATGCCCGCTATGTCTTCCTCTCATTCTAAACTCTcacttgtgtgtgtgtgtgtgtgaaatGTCGCCCTCTCCCCTTGTTTCAAATGGCcattatattagaaaatataaattgtgattttttttaatattattataaatattctgtatgatatttattaaaaattattaattaaaaaaataaaatatcatattaaACTATTTATGATGACACTATTTATAAATGTCATAATGATTATAAAAAATGATTTATaaactcatttttttttctttaagatTTTTAACCCTACCACATTTATTTTTCCCAATAAATACTTTTTCCCTTAATTTTCCTCCTCACCCTAATTTGGCTTTGGCTTTAGGCTGAGCGGTATGAATTCTTCTTCCTTATCTCTGATTTTTTTTCTTGCGCTTGGTGGCCATCTCATGCGGTTACTAGGTCGGTCATGGCCACTTGAGGTTAGTAACAGTCACTTCTCGTGACCACAAGGTCCACGACCCCTTCAATCGACCCCCTTATGCGAATGTAAGGTCATGCATCCTATGGTCCCTGGATGTCACCTACTAATGATAAGTTGTGCGCCTTTTGGTCGCACGTTGTCGCCTGCTGGTGATAGGTCATGCAGACCTTATGGTCACACAATGTTGCCTACTGCAAATAAATCACGCAAGGATGAAACTTAGGgtattttccttttttgttttgATCCCTTTTATTCTATTTTCTATGCATAAGAATTTCTTTTgtcattttccttttttttgttaCGTTTGTACTATTTGCTTTCTCATTTATATGCTtagtgtttattattttttaaattgttaCATATTGTTTCCTTATAGCCACAATATTCTAACTAATTTGTAGATAAGAATGAGGTTATCCAGAGGTAATGAAGTTATTCAAGAATGATATGTAATTATTTAACGAGGTAATTCTACTTTTTTATTTGTAtgtcttgttttatttttctcaaaagatAGTCTGATTAGACTTGCTGAGACTGTTTATAAATTGTTGCATTTTCGATtcctattttaaaaaaatgatgctAAGGAAATTTTTCAAGATGTTTTCGAAGCCTTAATCTGAACCTAATTGATTTGAGAGCATGCTTGACCTCTTTCATCTTTATTTTCCTTCCAAATCAAACTTTTCCCTTTTATGTTATATCAACAAGCAAAAAATTCTTTTAAGGATTATATAATTATGTTAAGTATCACATATTGTATTATGACTTATGTTTCACTCGTTAGTATAATGCAGGATACCAATAGCAAATGTTGCATTAGTCACAACAACCAAGAGCAAATGTTGCATTCAGAACCCTCTTTTAATCTTTTGCTTAGTACTATTTGCTTACTATCTGCTATAATTTTGTTTATTAATATTATAGGATTATTTCTTGGCAATATTTATAGTTCGTCTGGTATTTTGTTTGTGGATATTAAGCTTTTTTAGTTTGTgatttaaattaatcaatgtgTAGTATCTTGTATTTCATTTTGTTATTTGTGCTTAGagattttaagtttaagattcaaATGTGAAGAAATCCTACTTAAATATTTGTTCATGCTGACCTAATCTTTATAGTTTTGTGATGCATATTGTTTCAAAGCTAAAAGAGTCTTCGTGACTTGTTGATTCTTTAGCATTGACAACTGATTATGGAATAATCAGCATATGAACATTAATATTGATTATGACTTTTTTACAATTTCAATTTATCCGTATTAAAATTGTTTATATTGTAAGACTTACTCGTTTTATGTTTTGATTTGCTAGATTGTCTCAATAAAATTGGTTGGTTCGTTAATATGTACAAGAGAAGCAATTCATCTCATGGAGTTCGGAGATAAGGGAGGGCAGAAAGAAGAAATTAAAGGCATGTTTGCTAGTAGCCAGAGGATAGAGAAACAAATTATTGAAAGtcaaaaaattgaaacttgttaTCACATAAAGTAGACAAAGGGACAAGGAAGGtaggccacaaagagaagaaattTTCAAGGAGATGGTTCAGAAATTATTCAAGAGATGAAATAtataaatcatttatatctagGAGAATTTGGTCTCCGTGAGGATCGTGATAGACAATGCAATGTGAAGATTAGATTACTTATGGTAAGATTTAAAAATTCATATAGTTGTTTATAGTTTGATTATTGGTTAAATTTTTTTAGAtgatgtaaatatttatttatttcaatgtTAATTGTATGATACTTTTGGATTTAgaaattatttctttttaataattttattttcttttgaaatgAAGGATGGTTTCTTGTTAATTAATATATTGAtgagaaatataaaaatataatataataatatttagtgataaattttaaaataaaattatatatagaaTTATAAATCGATTTATAAACAAGTTACTAacaaagttaaaataaaattaaagacagaatttacatttgaaattaattttattttgttaacttaaaaatagatttataaatgaGTTTTTCATTCGTTTCTAAATTTAGCAATGAAATATTTCTATTTCAAAATTAGTCATGGAGCTTTCACTAATGGATTTTTAAGACGGAATATTTCGTCTCAAACTTTAGAGACGGAAAAATAACTTTCAGAGACATTTTTTTCATCTTTGAAAtcctattttcttgtagtgatttgttttcataaaATATCTTTAATTTAGTTTTTGATCTAAATGGACTTTTGAAGATTTTTATAAAGAACCCCTTAATTCATTTGCTAAATTtgttcctagaactacacttacaagaaaaattaaaagattcgtaaaacaagagaaaaaataattgaagaaattaataaattaaataatcaaATTTCTTTATGTTCTGATATTTAAATTAATTGGCAAACACAAATATATGAATGTGATTTGTCATTTGATTGATAACTCCTTAAATATctaaaaaagattgttagcttatatagtttttgatgaatcacataatgatCATAATAtctcacaattattatgtttaatttcagaagaatatggattaacttataaaatatttttaatatcatttgaAATGCTAGTcaagttggaattcaacatatcaattattaccagattcattttaatataaaaaattattatatttattttttacataaaatattaataatactaatatatttatttttataataatgaaatatttgtaataatatttattaaattttaaaagtatttaatgatatagctgaataaattttcaatttttattatcctactttgcatttagttttaataaattttgcaatatagtattacttttaaatGAAAATAGTACCGATAAATTTTTATCTTCTCGTGTATTAGCAATGAAAACAAAATGGGAAAATATTGTTTTCCGTATTCCTAAAATTTATTTAGTAATATTTGCTTTATAGACCCTAgatataaattagaaattttacaagaaatgttagaTGTTGCAACATTTTAATtccatttaaaaatttttcttctctttatcCAAATAATATTGTGTATATGATATTATAAAttgtttatatgatatttataaagaatataatataaaatatggaGCACAGCCTAATATTTTTGAAACACAAAATACTAGTGATAccaatttaaaatttacaaaagcaTAAATTTTATTAAAGCAACAGACAATATGTGCACGAGGATCCTTAAGTTATATAtgagaacttgagaattattttatgattttttttattttaataaagcaAATAGCAAAGTAGATTTCAATGTCCTAAAGTAGTGGTCACAAAAGACTCAAAATTTTCACGTTCTCTCCAtgattataaaagaaattttagattGTCCAGTGTCAACAATTATTATAAAACAGATGTTCAGTGCTAGTGGTAATATATTGGATAAACAACGATCGACTTTATCtccccgactcattggaagctcaATCATTACTTGACGATTGGATCAAAGTCGAAAAAAGAATTCAAGAAATGCAATTTGAAATCAAAAAATTTAATATCGAAAGAATAAATACTACGGGAACAGAAAATACAAGTGAGTAACAATGTCACTTTATAAGGTAaaaggacaaaaaaaaaaaagaactacaTGAATTTTAATTCTCTCATATCCAAAGGAAATACGTAAATAAGTTAAATAAGTACAAgtcatttttttataaatttataattttaatttttttaatacaataATCTTGAATCGTGATAAACCGTGACAAACCAAAAATTGACAATTTCGAACCATAAATTGTAATCGTCTTGGACGATTAAGGTTAAGGGTTGACCCCCCGAAACCGTAGGACCGGTGGTTTCAAATCGTGTAGTTCCGTTTCTACTAAAATTTAATGAAAAAGGAAGGTAACATCAAAAATGAAAAGGCAAACAAGAACCTCCAAGAGATCTGTTCCACCAAACATAAACACAACGCAACCCAAGCAAAACCATTTACCAGATTATCTAACCGATACAGTTGCGATATGAAATATGTTTCACACAATCAcgaaaaagaaaacaatagaaAATCTACAGGGCTTGTCATTTCAATCGTCATCGTTGCTATCTAGTGCTCTTTACATTGTAACATCACTCGACCCGCGCAATTTTTTGTAGCAAACAGTGCAGGGACTAGCTCATTAGATGAAACTCTATGAAGTAACCCACTCCATTTCTATCTGGATTCGTCCATTTTTTGAGTCGATCAGATGATATATTTCGTTGGTTCTCCTGTTGTTCACCACATCTGCGAGGCTAATGATGACATATCCCAAGTTTTCCTGAACAAAAAATAATATGGATTAGTATTGAGGTTGAATTGAACAGATCAGTTGGCAATCTCGTTAACTAGACTCTGTTTACTACCCTCTCTATCATGTAACTGATATCAAGCAATGGAAATTGCAATTTCTGGTTTTTGTATCTAACATATAAATATTACAAGGTCCAGTCCTATCTTTCAGAAATTAGATGCAAAACTTAAGTATCTTTTTTGTTTGCGAATTGTGCTTAAGTTAATCATGACAATTATCACCTCATCAATGTATGATGAACAACAAACTTTGTTGCAAATCACATCTGGCTAAATATATTGGTAAAGATGAGTAACATTTGCTGTGTACACTCCGAATATTTTCCATTATCTTGCTCTGTTCACGATCAAGCCATTAGTGTAATTTATATTTACCCAAATGTGATAggatataaaataaacatttgaCATATCTGCTTTGCATTTACTTTGGCATATAGATTAAGTAAACTAAAGGAGTACCTTGGAGTGTATACCAATGCTGGGTGCCTTACTATACACCTCCACTTGTATTTTATCATTGATAGGAGGCTCCTCGCATACAAATTGATGTACTTCTTCCCATCTTGGATCTCTGCTTTTCTTTATATGCTGCATTCAGCAAATTGATAATAATCTCAGAAGCAGATTAAATATTTTCAGAAACAACTTGATTATAATTGAGCCTCCTCTAGGAATCTGATTCACAAAATACCTTAGTCTTTTTCACTTCTCCTTTAAAGGTGAGACACACGTAAGGGTTTGTATGGTGCTTGCCCTCAAGATCTTGACCTTCATGAATGGTAACAACAAGCAGCCCGCTACCTGAAGGAGTCCCGTTAGGAGCGTTTACTGCGGTATCCTTCTCACTATCAACCTCTAACAATTTATCTTCCTTAAAAGGCTTGTATGTTGCTTCCACAACAATTTGCCCACGAAATTTGTCATCCTGAGCATCAATATTATCGAGATTCTTCATCAAGTCAAGTGTTAAAATTTTAGGCTGATCAGGGTTAAGTTCATTCAACCGAATAACATTCATGCCCATTTTTTCATGTTTTCCCACCTACATAAAAAATGTGCAAAAACAAAACTCAAATCAATAAGCTAAAGTACTAGAGGCACAAATAATGGTGTGGAAAAACGAAAGAAATGCATGTGTCTAGAAAATTCATACCTGCTCCCAGTCATAAACAGCAAGGTTCAACTGTTGATTTTCTGGGTCTCTTATAACAAAGTTGAATTCCTCATTCCACTCAGGGTTTAAATTGCTCTTCTTGACAGTTGTCTTCTTCGATGGAAGCTTATCATCTGAAAGCTTAAGTTTCACATATGGGTCTGATTTTCCAAACAAATCTTTCTTTCTTAGTTTTTGTGCACTAATAATCTTCACATGCAACATTCCAACAGGCTTATTTGAGGCCCTGCGATATCACATAATCTGATTGGCTTAGTTATCAGCATCTTCTCTTCAAACTATTAAAAGTGTGGTATGGAAAATGTAAATGTATTGACATGAATTACGTTGAAGCATCAAGTATAGGCACTTCCAGGTGTCTAGGCCATAGGTACATAATTGCAACTTGTTTTTTAATGGTCTCCTACAAAATGGTAACACAGGTCAGCaaagaaaa includes these proteins:
- the LOC122029783 gene encoding synaptotagmin-2-like, which gives rise to MGFLNTVLSFSGFGVGLTAGIVAGYYLFIYFQPSDVDQDPKIRALVEHDTQSLERIFPEIPLWVKSPDYERIDWLNKFLVVMWPYLDKAICKTAKQIADPIIAENTVKYKIDSVEFGKFTLGSLPPTFQGIKVYTTDEKEIIIEPSLKWAGNPNVTIVVKAYGLKLSIQVVDLQIFASPRITLKPLVSSFPCFANIFVSLMEKPHVDFGLKLVGADLMAVPGLYRFVQETIKKQVAIMYLWPRHLEVPILDASTASNKPVGMLHVKIISAQKLRKKDLFGKSDPYVKLKLSDDKLPSKKTTVKKSNLNPEWNEEFNFVIRDPENQQLNLAVYDWEQVGKHEKMGMNVIRLNELNPDQPKILTLDLMKNLDNIDAQDDKFRGQIVVEATYKPFKEDKLLEVDSEKDTAVNAPNGTPSGSGLLVVTIHEGQDLEGKHHTNPYVCLTFKGEVKKTKHIKKSRDPRWEEVHQFVCEEPPINDKIQVEVYSKAPSIGIHSKENLGYVIISLADVVNNRRTNEIYHLIDSKNGRIQIEMEWVTS